One stretch of Nitrosococcus watsonii C-113 DNA includes these proteins:
- a CDS encoding sensor histidine kinase produces MLSRLLRVESFKHLLESASNALLISDHQGQIVFSNTALEKCFGYTGKELLGLTIEDLIPKRFRQQHKTYHADYIASPHLHGTHQELNDALKPLGLHKNGTEFPLEISLIPLETSTGLYVLSIVRDTTPQRPAEETPSQYEALAWESKARLQAILNTATDGIIIIDENGLIETFNPGAERLFGYEAAEAIGQNILILMPSPHREQDTGYIERYLQTGQGEFIGASRETTGMRKNGSTFPIDISISEMRLGERRLFTGIVRDITERHHFKELEEKNAELERFIYTVSHDLRSPLITIHGFAGMLKQSFTQHNQEQILEDIGRIQAAAAKMQLLLDDLLELSRIGRLPNRPEKFSLSDLTREATELVQSAITKRGVQIKVAPTLPHLFGDRRRLLEVMQNLIENAVKFMGDQKAPWIEINAYEEEGKLLCYVRDNGMGIDPRYHEKIFNLFDSLHQNVEGTGIGLTIVKRIIEIHEGHVWVQSAGAIGQGSTFYFSLPRAPD; encoded by the coding sequence ATGTTAAGCCGGTTATTGAGAGTAGAAAGCTTTAAACACCTATTGGAATCTGCCTCTAACGCTTTACTGATTTCGGATCACCAAGGCCAGATCGTTTTTTCCAATACTGCGCTGGAGAAATGCTTTGGCTATACTGGCAAAGAGCTGCTCGGGCTTACTATTGAGGATCTTATCCCCAAGCGTTTTCGACAACAGCATAAAACATATCACGCTGACTATATTGCCTCTCCCCACCTTCACGGCACCCATCAAGAGTTAAACGATGCCTTAAAGCCCCTGGGGCTACATAAAAATGGCACTGAATTTCCACTAGAAATTAGTCTTATTCCCTTGGAAACCTCAACGGGCCTCTATGTACTTTCTATCGTTCGGGATACTACCCCGCAGAGACCGGCTGAAGAAACCCCGTCCCAATACGAGGCACTGGCCTGGGAAAGTAAGGCCCGCTTACAAGCTATCTTGAATACAGCTACCGATGGCATCATCATCATTGATGAAAACGGCCTCATTGAAACATTCAATCCAGGGGCAGAGCGGCTATTCGGGTACGAGGCGGCAGAAGCGATTGGCCAAAATATCCTTATTCTCATGCCCTCTCCCCATCGGGAACAGGATACCGGATACATCGAGAGATACCTCCAAACGGGTCAAGGAGAATTTATAGGCGCCAGCCGCGAAACTACTGGAATGCGAAAAAATGGCTCCACTTTTCCCATTGACATCTCCATTTCCGAGATGCGCTTGGGAGAGCGCCGCTTGTTTACGGGGATAGTCCGCGACATTACCGAACGCCACCACTTCAAGGAATTAGAGGAGAAAAACGCCGAACTGGAACGCTTTATTTACACGGTCTCCCATGATCTTCGTAGTCCCTTAATCACTATTCACGGCTTTGCAGGAATGCTGAAGCAAAGTTTTACCCAGCATAACCAAGAACAAATACTAGAAGACATTGGGCGTATTCAGGCAGCAGCGGCTAAAATGCAACTATTACTTGATGACTTGTTGGAACTTTCCCGTATTGGACGTTTGCCTAATAGGCCCGAAAAATTTTCCCTAAGCGATCTCACCCGTGAAGCTACTGAATTAGTTCAGAGTGCTATTACCAAGCGGGGCGTTCAAATCAAGGTTGCCCCAACTTTGCCTCATCTGTTTGGCGATCGCAGGCGGCTCCTGGAAGTTATGCAGAATCTCATTGAAAATGCCGTCAAGTTCATGGGCGATCAGAAAGCCCCGTGGATTGAAATCAATGCCTACGAAGAAGAAGGGAAATTGCTATGCTATGTGCGGGACAATGGCATGGGGATCGACCCCCGCTATCATGAGAAAATCTTTAATTTATTTGACAGCCTTCATCAAAACGTAGAAGGAACAGGTATTGGGCTAACTATTGTTAAGCGCATTATTGAAATCCATGAAGGCCATGTCTGGGTTCAATCAGCAGGCGCGATTGGCCAGGGAAGCACATTTTATTTTTCTCTTCCAAGAGCCCCAGATTAA
- a CDS encoding agmatine deiminase family protein produces the protein MAAASKHPPLLAEKGYTLLPEWAPQSGVMLAWPTAESDWGPWLKEVETVYLHIAREIAHREKLLVVCHCPNHLAQVKNQLARHNINPASLSLHVVPFNDTWVRDYGPLGCLGPERQLQLLDFVFNGWGGKYEASLDNEVTVRLHGQGVFGTVPLKRLPLTLEGGSLEVDGAGSLLTTTRCLLSGTRNRGLGQATMETQLKQWLGVKRILWLRHGQLRGDDTDGHIDTLARFCNPQTICHVACDDPKDEHYQELQTMAEELRALQTIQGIPYRLVPLPWPDPKFSAEGQRLPASYANFLIINGAILAPTYRDPADTQALSILQGCFPDRQVVGIDCLPLIQQYGSLHCITMQLPAGSL, from the coding sequence ATGGCAGCAGCTAGCAAACACCCTCCCCTATTAGCGGAAAAAGGATATACCTTACTTCCGGAATGGGCGCCCCAAAGCGGGGTTATGCTTGCCTGGCCTACCGCGGAAAGCGATTGGGGACCTTGGCTTAAGGAAGTCGAAACGGTGTACCTACACATTGCCCGAGAGATCGCCCACCGGGAAAAATTGCTTGTTGTTTGCCACTGCCCGAATCACTTAGCCCAGGTAAAAAATCAGTTAGCACGGCACAACATAAATCCGGCTTCCCTATCGCTGCATGTGGTCCCATTCAATGATACCTGGGTCCGGGACTATGGCCCCCTAGGTTGCCTGGGCCCAGAAAGGCAACTCCAACTGCTCGATTTTGTATTCAATGGCTGGGGCGGTAAATATGAGGCTAGTCTAGATAATGAGGTGACCGTACGGCTACATGGGCAGGGTGTTTTTGGTACTGTTCCCTTAAAACGGTTACCGCTCACCCTTGAAGGAGGCAGCCTCGAAGTTGATGGCGCGGGCAGCCTGCTTACCACTACACGCTGTTTGTTATCCGGGACCCGAAACCGCGGCCTTGGCCAAGCAACCATGGAAACGCAACTTAAGCAGTGGCTAGGGGTTAAACGAATACTATGGCTGCGCCATGGCCAACTCAGGGGGGATGACACCGATGGCCATATTGATACCTTGGCCCGTTTTTGCAACCCCCAAACAATATGCCATGTGGCCTGTGACGATCCCAAGGACGAGCATTACCAAGAACTTCAAACCATGGCGGAAGAATTGCGGGCACTACAAACTATTCAAGGCATCCCCTACCGGTTAGTACCTTTACCCTGGCCAGATCCTAAATTTAGCGCCGAAGGTCAGCGGCTGCCGGCAAGCTATGCCAATTTTCTTATTATTAATGGAGCGATATTGGCGCCAACCTACCGAGACCCCGCCGATACCCAAGCGCTTTCTATTCTCCAGGGCTGTTTCCCGGATCGGCAAGTGGTTGGCATTGACTGTCTTCCGCTTATTCAGCAATATGGTAGCCTCCACTGCATTACCATGCAGCTACCTGCGGGTAGCTTATAA
- the thrC gene encoding threonine synthase, which yields MPFRSRYTGLIDKYRDRLPVHDDTRVISLGEGNTPLIRLNNIPRMLGQEVDIYIKYEGLNPTGSFKDRGMTMAVTKAVEEGSRAIICASTGNTSASAAAYAARAGIIAFVLIPEGKIAHGKLAQAMMHGAIVIQIKGNFDKGMQLVKEVAGKAPVTIVNSINPYRIQGQKTAAFEIIEELECAPDFHCLPVGNAGNITAHWLGYSEYHAHGIVNTRPRMCGYQASGAAPFLEGKMVDQPETVATAIRIGHPQSWDKAWKAQEESQGWFSACTDEEILAAQKLLAEREGVFCEPASAAGLAGAMRDIEAGKIPSDSKIVCTLTGHGLKDPDTAIAQSKAPLVAVEARLESVQKAILDNLKGADT from the coding sequence ATGCCATTTCGATCTCGTTATACGGGCCTTATTGATAAATATCGGGACCGTTTACCGGTCCATGACGATACCCGGGTAATAAGCCTAGGAGAGGGAAATACGCCCCTTATTAGGCTGAATAATATTCCGCGAATGTTGGGCCAGGAGGTTGATATTTATATTAAGTATGAAGGACTCAACCCGACGGGTTCTTTTAAAGACCGTGGAATGACCATGGCTGTTACGAAGGCTGTCGAGGAGGGCAGCCGCGCTATTATTTGCGCTTCCACGGGTAATACCTCAGCCTCGGCGGCCGCCTATGCGGCCCGAGCGGGAATTATCGCCTTTGTTCTTATCCCGGAGGGTAAAATTGCCCATGGCAAGCTTGCTCAGGCCATGATGCATGGAGCGATCGTGATCCAAATCAAGGGTAACTTTGATAAGGGGATGCAATTAGTCAAGGAAGTGGCGGGTAAGGCGCCCGTGACTATTGTGAATTCTATTAATCCTTACCGGATTCAGGGGCAAAAAACGGCGGCTTTCGAGATCATTGAAGAATTGGAATGCGCTCCTGATTTTCACTGTTTGCCAGTGGGCAACGCGGGCAATATTACCGCCCATTGGCTAGGTTATAGTGAATATCACGCCCATGGAATTGTCAATACCCGGCCCCGCATGTGCGGCTATCAGGCCAGCGGGGCAGCGCCCTTTCTTGAGGGTAAAATGGTGGACCAACCGGAAACGGTTGCGACCGCTATCCGTATTGGCCATCCTCAAAGCTGGGATAAAGCATGGAAAGCACAGGAAGAATCCCAGGGTTGGTTTAGCGCCTGTACGGATGAAGAGATCTTGGCGGCTCAAAAATTGCTTGCGGAAAGGGAAGGCGTATTTTGCGAACCTGCTTCAGCCGCTGGATTAGCTGGAGCGATGCGGGATATCGAAGCAGGTAAAATACCCAGTGATAGTAAAATCGTTTGCACCCTCACTGGCCATGGTTTAAAAGATCCGGATACCGCCATCGCTCAGAGCAAAGCGCCCCTAGTAGCGGTTGAAGCGCGCCTAGAGTCGGTTCAGAAGGCTATTTTAGATAATTTGAAAGGGGCTGACACCTAA
- a CDS encoding carbon-nitrogen hydrolase yields the protein MPVKVAIVQQVCSQQRQANIDHSILGIREAAAQGAKLVLLPELHTGPYFCQIENTQYFDLAEPIPGPSTEVFGTLAAELEVVIVISLFEHRAPGIYHNTAVILEADGRMAGRYRKMHIPDDPGFYEKFYFTPGDLGFTPIDTSVGRLGVLVCWDQWYPEAARLMALAGAELLLYPSAIGWDSHDDEAEKSRQQEAWITIQRGHAIANSLPLLASNRIGLEPDPSQQTPGIQFWGSSFIAGPQGELLAVGPRDEAAVLVAEIDFQRTETLRRIWPYLRDRRIDAYGPLTKRYLD from the coding sequence ATGCCAGTGAAAGTCGCTATTGTCCAACAAGTTTGTAGCCAGCAGCGTCAAGCAAATATCGATCATAGCATCCTAGGGATTCGAGAAGCGGCGGCACAAGGTGCAAAGCTGGTTCTCTTGCCAGAATTGCATACCGGTCCTTACTTTTGCCAGATTGAGAATACTCAGTATTTTGACCTAGCGGAGCCTATTCCTGGCCCCTCAACAGAAGTTTTTGGAACCCTAGCAGCGGAGCTTGAGGTAGTCATTGTGATTTCCTTGTTCGAGCACCGGGCACCGGGAATCTACCACAACACAGCGGTGATTTTGGAGGCCGATGGCCGCATGGCGGGGCGTTACCGCAAGATGCATATTCCTGACGATCCCGGCTTTTACGAAAAATTTTATTTTACCCCCGGCGATCTAGGCTTTACCCCCATTGATACGTCCGTCGGACGCCTTGGGGTCTTAGTCTGCTGGGATCAATGGTATCCCGAGGCGGCCCGGCTAATGGCCTTAGCTGGGGCGGAATTACTGCTTTACCCCAGTGCTATTGGCTGGGACTCGCACGATGATGAAGCAGAAAAATCCCGCCAGCAGGAAGCCTGGATCACGATACAACGGGGCCATGCCATTGCTAATAGCTTGCCTCTTCTCGCCAGCAACCGAATTGGCCTGGAGCCTGACCCCAGCCAACAGACGCCAGGCATCCAGTTCTGGGGCAGCAGTTTTATCGCCGGACCTCAAGGCGAGTTGCTCGCCGTGGGGCCAAGGGATGAGGCGGCAGTATTAGTGGCAGAAATCGACTTCCAACGCACCGAAACCCTACGCCGAATCTGGCCCTACCTGCGAGATCGCCGGATTGACGCCTATGGACCCCTCACCAAACGTTATCTTGACTAA
- a CDS encoding ATP-binding protein, with product MRDLSSPKEKSSSLNPIHLLLVEDEESHAVLIQRVLQKHPSRQPFHVTIAGSLQEAREHLRTAVPDLAIIDIHLPDGSGIELLTAETGTPSFPIIAMTSHGDEKIAVKAMKAGALDYVVKSEAAFNDISHVVERALRQWHEMSERKRAEKELRTQAKQLMTLSHISHQILSGREVKALMREAVSLTARTLKIIKGAKVLELLPDHKTLLLRAGTGRWSSLVGQTIAVADQDPLIRHVLASDEVVFVEDLRTDKRFGGSSLLFERYGYISGIGLPLSSREDCLGILLACSEQPWLPNNNDISFLQSVANTLAVTLEGKRTAARMRRLQNDLLQANQFSTLDEFGAVLAHEVNQPITAIINYLRACQQIIMSAKEPTLQTILELMDKGVGEAERAASIIHHLRESAQTGETVRGYENLNTTVYDASQLALGEAVDGDIVVNFELSPRLPPLYINKIQIQQVVFNLVRNAVEALAGAGEKSLTIKTASTQNHTVEVQVQDMGPGVDSLYQDKIFKRRFSTKKAGMGLGLAISHSIIKTHRGDLWVSTTPGGGATFHFTLPVTS from the coding sequence GTGCGCGACTTGAGCAGTCCAAAAGAAAAATCTTCCTCTCTAAATCCCATTCACCTTCTGCTAGTCGAAGACGAGGAGAGCCACGCGGTACTTATCCAACGGGTGCTACAGAAACACCCAAGCAGGCAGCCCTTTCATGTAACAATTGCAGGCAGCCTCCAGGAAGCTCGTGAGCACCTCCGCACGGCTGTCCCCGATCTTGCCATTATCGATATCCACTTACCGGATGGCAGCGGCATTGAGCTTCTGACAGCAGAAACCGGCACTCCCTCTTTTCCTATCATCGCGATGACCAGTCACGGGGATGAGAAAATAGCGGTAAAAGCCATGAAAGCGGGAGCACTGGACTATGTTGTAAAATCCGAAGCCGCTTTCAACGACATATCCCATGTGGTTGAACGCGCCCTACGGCAATGGCATGAAATGTCCGAACGCAAACGGGCCGAGAAAGAACTGAGAACCCAGGCCAAGCAGCTCATGACGCTATCCCATATCAGCCACCAGATACTCTCCGGAAGGGAAGTAAAGGCGCTGATGAGAGAAGCCGTCAGCCTAACCGCCCGTACCCTCAAGATCATCAAAGGGGCCAAGGTTCTAGAGTTGCTTCCCGATCATAAAACCTTGCTGCTGCGGGCTGGCACGGGCAGATGGAGTTCTCTAGTTGGCCAAACCATTGCTGTTGCTGATCAAGATCCCCTGATCCGCCATGTTTTGGCCTCGGACGAAGTAGTTTTTGTCGAAGATTTACGCACCGATAAGCGGTTCGGAGGATCGTCGCTTCTATTTGAACGGTATGGATATATTAGTGGCATTGGCCTCCCTCTCTCTAGCCGGGAGGATTGCCTAGGTATTTTGTTGGCCTGCTCGGAGCAACCCTGGCTGCCGAACAACAACGATATTAGCTTTCTACAGTCGGTGGCAAACACCTTGGCAGTCACCCTTGAGGGCAAGAGGACAGCAGCACGAATGCGCAGGCTGCAAAACGATTTACTTCAAGCCAACCAATTCAGCACACTTGATGAATTCGGCGCTGTGCTTGCCCATGAAGTCAACCAGCCTATTACCGCCATTATTAATTACCTCCGAGCTTGCCAGCAAATAATTATGTCAGCAAAAGAACCGACCCTCCAAACTATTTTGGAGCTCATGGATAAGGGTGTCGGTGAAGCGGAGCGGGCCGCTTCAATTATTCACCACCTTCGGGAATCCGCCCAGACTGGAGAGACGGTCCGTGGCTATGAAAACCTCAACACCACCGTTTACGATGCTAGCCAATTAGCTTTAGGGGAAGCAGTTGACGGTGATATCGTGGTTAATTTCGAGCTTAGCCCCCGGCTACCCCCGCTTTACATTAATAAAATCCAGATTCAGCAAGTTGTATTTAATCTCGTTCGCAATGCAGTGGAAGCACTTGCAGGGGCAGGTGAAAAATCGCTTACTATTAAGACGGCTTCAACCCAAAATCATACCGTTGAAGTCCAGGTTCAAGACATGGGCCCAGGTGTAGACTCCCTATACCAGGATAAAATTTTCAAACGGCGCTTTTCCACAAAAAAAGCTGGAATGGGCTTAGGACTGGCCATTAGCCATTCAATCATCAAAACTCACCGTGGGGATTTATGGGTCTCTACGACACCTGGCGGCGGCGCTACTTTTCACTTTACTCTTCCTGTTACCTCATGA
- a CDS encoding response regulator, giving the protein MKGEILNILLVEDNPDHAELVMRSFQAHRVANCIHHVIHGEEALQYLFRQDIYSDPRASPRPHVILLDLRLPRIDGLEILEIIRSSPEIKNIPVVVLTTSKAEQDVAKAYSKHINSYLVKPVDFEGFNRMMEDLGFYWLAWNHYPWSE; this is encoded by the coding sequence ATGAAAGGAGAAATTTTAAATATCCTGCTGGTTGAAGATAATCCGGATCATGCAGAGCTTGTGATGCGCAGCTTCCAAGCGCATCGCGTCGCAAATTGTATCCATCACGTCATCCATGGAGAAGAAGCCCTCCAATACCTGTTTCGGCAAGATATCTATAGCGATCCAAGAGCGAGCCCCCGCCCCCATGTTATCCTGCTAGACCTGCGCCTGCCCCGCATCGATGGTCTGGAAATACTAGAAATTATCCGCTCTTCTCCCGAGATTAAAAATATTCCCGTTGTGGTACTGACCACTTCTAAGGCGGAACAGGATGTGGCCAAGGCTTATAGCAAACATATTAATAGTTATCTAGTCAAACCTGTTGATTTTGAAGGCTTCAATCGGATGATGGAAGATTTGGGATTCTATTGGTTAGCTTGGAATCATTATCCCTGGTCTGAATAG
- a CDS encoding homoserine dehydrogenase, with the protein MEPVKVGLLGLGTVGGGTVNVLSGNAEEITRRAGRGIQVYCAATRDSRKARSCNTEGIWLTTNPHEVVVDPQIEIVVELIGGTDLARTLVLKAIAQGKHVVTANKALIALYGNEIFEAAQKAGVMVAFEAAVGGGIPIIKALREGLAGNHIEWLAGIINGTSNFILTEMRDKGCDFAEALVDAQHRGYAEANPTFDVEGIDAAHKLTILASIAFGIPLQFEQVYTEGIGAITREDIDYAEQLGYRIKHLGIARRLVEGVELRVHPTLIPYRRLIANVEGVMNAILVKGDAVGSTLYYGPGAGADPTASAVVADLVDVVRALTSDPENRVPHLAFQPDALVELPILSMEEVKTAYYLRMRALDQPGVLAEVTRVFGEQNISIEAIIQKEPVAEENHVPIIMLTQPVLERNMNEAIRRIEDLAPIKGPVTRIRLETLG; encoded by the coding sequence TTGGAGCCGGTTAAGGTAGGTTTGCTTGGTTTGGGTACGGTGGGTGGCGGTACAGTCAATGTTCTCTCGGGTAATGCCGAGGAAATTACCCGTCGCGCCGGGCGTGGTATTCAGGTCTACTGTGCTGCGACCCGCGACTCCCGTAAGGCCCGCAGTTGCAATACGGAAGGTATCTGGTTAACGACCAATCCCCATGAAGTCGTGGTTGATCCCCAGATCGAGATCGTCGTTGAACTCATAGGGGGAACTGATTTAGCCCGTACCTTAGTGCTGAAGGCGATCGCCCAGGGTAAGCATGTGGTGACAGCTAACAAAGCGCTGATTGCTCTTTATGGCAACGAGATTTTTGAGGCGGCTCAAAAAGCGGGCGTAATGGTTGCTTTTGAGGCGGCAGTAGGAGGAGGTATTCCCATTATCAAGGCTCTGCGCGAAGGTCTTGCGGGTAATCATATCGAATGGTTAGCCGGGATTATCAATGGCACGAGTAACTTTATCCTCACCGAGATGCGGGATAAAGGGTGTGATTTTGCTGAAGCGCTAGTGGATGCCCAGCACCGAGGCTACGCCGAGGCAAATCCTACTTTTGACGTGGAAGGCATTGATGCTGCCCATAAACTGACGATTTTAGCTTCTATTGCTTTCGGTATTCCATTACAGTTTGAGCAAGTCTATACAGAGGGAATTGGTGCCATTACCCGTGAGGATATTGATTACGCGGAACAATTGGGCTACCGGATCAAACATTTGGGTATTGCGCGTCGCTTGGTAGAAGGGGTTGAACTGAGAGTACACCCCACGCTCATTCCCTACCGCCGCTTGATCGCCAATGTAGAAGGAGTCATGAATGCGATCCTGGTAAAGGGAGATGCGGTCGGCTCGACTCTTTACTATGGCCCCGGTGCAGGCGCTGATCCCACAGCCTCCGCGGTGGTTGCTGATCTGGTGGATGTGGTTCGGGCATTAACTTCTGACCCGGAAAACCGGGTACCGCATCTTGCTTTTCAGCCCGATGCCTTGGTAGAGCTCCCCATTCTTTCGATGGAAGAGGTGAAAACCGCCTATTATCTGCGGATGCGGGCGCTGGATCAACCGGGCGTATTAGCCGAGGTCACGCGGGTATTTGGGGAGCAAAACATCAGTATTGAGGCCATCATTCAGAAGGAACCCGTGGCCGAGGAGAACCATGTTCCCATCATTATGTTGACCCAGCCAGTATTGGAACGGAATATGAACGAAGCTATTCGTCGTATTGAAGACCTAGCCCCCATTAAGGGGCCGGTGACTCGGATTCGCCTAGAAACGTTAGGTTAA